Within the Halobaculum limi genome, the region CACCGCATTTTATCACGTCGACGTCTGACGCGTCCGAAACGACCGCCGAGAGCAACGCTTCGTAGCTCTCCTCGGGCGCAGACCCGTCGACCGGAAGCACGTCCAACACAGACACCTTCTCTAGGTCGCCCGACTCGCGTGCGACGACGACCGCAGCAACCGCGTCGCCGTCGCGGTCAGCGACGTACGTCGTCGTCTCCCAGCGCGGATTCTCGAACCGCCACCCGTAGAACGCGGCGTCTCGGCGCACGTGAATCTGCTCGGGAACCGACCGCTGATACAACTCGATGAGCGTCTCGACCGGAATCTGCTCGTGTCGGCTGACCGTCCACGAGTCGGCGGCAGATCCGTTGCGAAGCGACAGGAATCCCTTCAGCAGCGGTGACCCGGTGTACCCGAGTGCGCGTTGGAGTGTCGCCGTCGCGCCGGACGCGGAGGTGGCGCCGACGAGCGCCGAGGCGTCCTGAATCCGATAGTACGCCGGCATTCTGCCGAGCACCTGCCAGCCGAACGATTCGAGCCCGGGCAGGATGGCCTCCGACGGGAAGTTGAAGTACAGGTCGGGGCCGTTCTCGTCGTACCGTTCGAGGAGTGCCTCCGTCATCCGGCTGAACAGTCCCTGCCGCCTGTACTCCGAGTGAACCATCCAGTCCGCCGGCTGGTACGCCAGGACCGTCTCCTCGCCCGCGGCGAGTCGGAACACGAGACACGGTTCCGCGCCGACGATGGCGCCGTCCTGTTCGACGACGACGCCGGGGACGTCGTCAACGTAGGGGTTGTCTCCGAACCGCCAGTCGAACCACGCGGCGTCCTTCCGCGTCCCCCAGACGTCTTCGTAGAGGTCGAGGAACCCGCCTCTGTCGGCAGGTTCGAACGGGCGAACAGTGGGTTGCTCGGCCTCGCGACGATGCTGTTGGGGAGACTGGTTCGCCGATTGCATTTGTCGGTACGTATCTGGAAACTACCCTTGTAACAAACGCCCTAACGTGTCGAATAAACGACTAGTCTGGTCTCAGTCTATCCACTAGTCGTGTGAGATAACTGCAAGACGAGAGTGGTATCACAGTGACTAACAGTTGGCGAGGCTCGTCACAGTTGGAAAACGACCGTGTGAAGACACACACGGCAGGGTCTCGCGGGAGACGGAAGGCTCGGATGCGACTCCACTCGTGGGTCGCTCCGCTCTCTGTTCGTCGTTCAGCGACGTTCACTGACGCTCGCGTCTCTCACTGCGCGGGACCGGATTCGAACCGGCGGACCCCTATGGGACAGCGTCCTAAGCGCTGCGCCGTTGGCCTGGCTTGGCTACCCGCGCTCGCCACTACCTTCCGCGATTTTCCGTAAGTACCTGTCGGACCGGGGCGAGCGTTTATCACCGGCGACGGCCGACGAGTATCCGTGTACCGCGCCAGCGACGAAGTGCAAAACGAGGAGTGGCTTGCGCGACTCCAGCAGGCCGCAGAGTCGCTGGAGTTGTCGGCGGAGGCGCGCTCGAACGCGACCGATCTGTTCTTGTCGGGTGTCCCCGAGTCCGACCGATCGAAGCCCGCGATGGCGGCGGCGGCGCTGTACGCGGGCGCACTCATCGCCGGCGACGAACGCCCGCAGACTGCCGTCGCCGAGGCGATGGACGTCACTCGACTGTCGGTGCAACAGCACTGGAAAGCCGTCCTCGAGGACGCTGGATTCCGTCCGCCGACGTGGTAGCCACGGAGACGACCGACACTCACTCTGTCACGAGGCGATACGCGAGCAGCGCCAGCCCTGCGAAGCCGACGAGCTGGCCGCTCACGAACAGCGCTCCACCGACGTACGCGAGGAGGCTTCCCGGGTCGCGGCCCGCGACGCGGATCGCTTGATAGCCGAGCAACAGCGTGACGACGCCGACGAGAAGCAGTTGCGTCGCCCGCGACCGGCGCGCCAGCCACCCGACCAGTCCCGTCGCAGCGCTGTGGTCGCCGTCGACGCCCATCTCACTCCGTGGGCGGCGTCGTCCCGCGTCCCTCGCGGTCGGGCGTGAGGTTCCCGTGGCGGTCGATTTCGCCTTTGACGATCCGGGTCGAGGAGATGCGGTCGCCGTCCTCCGCAGGGACGTGGTCGACGACCTCGATGCGGAGGCTCGGGAGGCCCTTCTGCTCACGAATCTCGTTGACGCGTTCGCCGCCCGACTGCGTCTCCGGCGAGACGATGAGCGCGTCGAAGCCGGGTTCGATCGCGATACCGGTCGGTTTGGTGAGTTCTCTAACCTCGTACTCGCGGTCGTGTTTGGCCGCGAGCGGCGCTAACTCTTCCTCGAGGTCGCGCTTTCGCTCGTCGAACGGGCGGACGTACCGATCCGTGTGGCGCGTGGCGGGGGCCAACTCGTCGGAGGTGAGGCCGACGGTGAGGTCCCCGAGTTCGAACGCACGCTCGAAGAGCGCACGATGGCCGTCGTGGACCGGATCGAATGTC harbors:
- a CDS encoding GNAT family N-acetyltransferase, translated to MQSANQSPQQHRREAEQPTVRPFEPADRGGFLDLYEDVWGTRKDAAWFDWRFGDNPYVDDVPGVVVEQDGAIVGAEPCLVFRLAAGEETVLAYQPADWMVHSEYRRQGLFSRMTEALLERYDENGPDLYFNFPSEAILPGLESFGWQVLGRMPAYYRIQDASALVGATSASGATATLQRALGYTGSPLLKGFLSLRNGSAADSWTVSRHEQIPVETLIELYQRSVPEQIHVRRDAAFYGWRFENPRWETTTYVADRDGDAVAAVVVARESGDLEKVSVLDVLPVDGSAPEESYEALLSAVVSDASDVDVIKCGAETMPESVLRGLGFRADDTFPLSYVSKSTTSVVRPASGDVEAAGTWELAGQDVTDPESWRIQLGDQDVC
- a CDS encoding transcription initiation factor IIB family protein; amino-acid sequence: MYRASDEVQNEEWLARLQQAAESLELSAEARSNATDLFLSGVPESDRSKPAMAAAALYAGALIAGDERPQTAVAEAMDVTRLSVQQHWKAVLEDAGFRPPTW
- a CDS encoding phosphopantetheine adenylyltransferase, with product MNVALGGTFDPVHDGHRALFERAFELGDLTVGLTSDELAPATRHTDRYVRPFDERKRDLEEELAPLAAKHDREYEVRELTKPTGIAIEPGFDALIVSPETQSGGERVNEIREQKGLPSLRIEVVDHVPAEDGDRISSTRIVKGEIDRHGNLTPDREGRGTTPPTE